DNA from Nitrospira sp.:
CAAGCAGGTGATGTCGTACCATCGCATTCCCTATCCGGAATTCATGGTGGTGCCGCTCCATCGCATGGTTCGCCGGCCCAAGTACCTCACCTTCCCCTTGATCGTGAAATCGGTCACCGAAGAGGCCTCGCTGGGTATTTCGCAAGCTTCGATCGTAGACGACGACGACAAGCTGCGGGAACGGGTGGCCTTCATCCACGACAACGTCGGCACCGGAGCCCTGGTCGAGCGTTACATCGAGGGGCGCGAACTCTATGTCGGGGTGATGGGCAATGCCCACCTGCAGGTCTTCCCGGTCTGGGAACTGGTGATGGACAAGATGCCGGACGAAGCGAGGCGGATCGCGACCGAGCGGGTGAAATGGAGCCGGAAGTACCAAGACAAGTACGGCATCCGTTCGTGCGAAGCAAGGAACTTGCCGGAGGGAGTCATCGAGCAGATTCAGCATTTGGCTAAACGGGTCTACCGCGCATTGGGGCTCAGCGGCTATGCCAGGATCGATATGCGGATGGACAAGGACGGCAACGTTTACGTACTCGAAGCCAATCCCAATCCTCAAATCGCCAGCGGCGAAGACTTCGCCGATTCGGCCGAAAAAGCCAACCTCGCCTACAAAGACCTGCTGCAGGAATTGCTGCATGTGGGGCTCCGCTGGCGCCCCGCCCAAGCCGCGTAGCGGATCTTGAAAAAGGCTTGTGGCGTCGTTCTCGCAGCACTCAAGGTCTCAACGTACGGCCCAGTGGTACGCCTCGACCTCTCGTTTGCTGCGGCCTAGCCACAAGACCTTTTTGAAGATCCGCAGGAATGCTCAAACGGGCTCCCAGCTTCGTTCTCGTTTCTCTCAAGACCTCGACGTACTCGAAACAGTACGTCTCAGTTTTTCGTTCACTGCGGCCTCGCTGGGAGCCCGTTTGAGCGGCTGCGAGATCTGACGCGCAAACCAGGGGAATT
Protein-coding regions in this window:
- a CDS encoding D-alanine-D-alanine ligase and related ATP-grasp enzymes-like, with translation MRRLRILVLMHKDLVPPEQLNGQDLDAVAWKTEYDVVSTLRKLGHDVRALGVKSDLEVIRAAVEDWKPHIAFNLLEEFDGMAVYDQNVVSYLELMHVPYTGCNPRGLMLARDKALAKQVMSYHRIPYPEFMVVPLHRMVRRPKYLTFPLIVKSVTEEASLGISQASIVDDDDKLRERVAFIHDNVGTGALVERYIEGRELYVGVMGNAHLQVFPVWELVMDKMPDEARRIATERVKWSRKYQDKYGIRSCEARNLPEGVIEQIQHLAKRVYRALGLSGYARIDMRMDKDGNVYVLEANPNPQIASGEDFADSAEKANLAYKDLLQELLHVGLRWRPAQAA